In a genomic window of Scyliorhinus torazame isolate Kashiwa2021f chromosome 5, sScyTor2.1, whole genome shotgun sequence:
- the LOC140422398 gene encoding uncharacterized protein has protein sequence STSLERHVETHTLGKRWKCVDCGKGFRAPSLLEAHRRSHTGERPFTCSVCEKGFIRLFALQKHQRVHTGERPFTCSQCEKGFGDSSTLRIHQRVHTGVRPFTCSQCEKGFTTSSSLQIHQRVHTGERPFICSQCEKGFTQSSDLWRHQRVHTEERPFTCSQCEKGFTRLSSLLTHQRVHTGERPFTCSQCDKGFTTSSSLLAHKRVHTGERPFTCSQCEKGFTQSSDLRRHQQVHTEERPFTCSQCEKGFTQSSDLRRHQRVHTEERPFTCSQFEKGFTQLCHLQRHQRVHTGEKALTCSY, from the coding sequence tcgacaagCCTGGAGAGACACGTGGAGACGCACACCCTagggaaacggtggaaatgtgtcgattgtgggaagggattcagggccccatctctgctggaagctcatcggcgcagtcacactggggagaggccgttcacctgctctgtgtgtgagaagggattcattcggttattcgccctgcagaaacaccagcgggttcacactggggagaggccgttcacctgctctcaatgtgagaagggattcggtgattcatccaccctgcggatacatcagcgagttcacactggggtgaggccattcacctgctctcagtgtgagaagggattcactacttcatcgagcctgcagatccaccagcgagttcacactggggagaggccgttcatctgctctcagtgtgagaagggattcactcaatcatcggacctgtggagacatcagcgagttcacactgaggagaggccattcacctgctctcaatgtgaaaagggatttactcggttatccagcctgctgacacaccagcgagttcacactggggagaggccgttcacctgctctcagtgtgataagggattcactacttcatcgagcctgctggcacacaagcgagttcacactggggagaggccattcacctgctctcagtgtgagaagggattcactcaatcatccgacctgcggagacatcagcaagttcacactgaggagaggccgttcacctgctctcagtgtgagaagggattcactcaatcatcggacctgcggagacatcagcgagttcacactgaggagaggccgttcacctgctctcagtttgaaaaaggattcactcagttatgtcacctgcagagacaccagcgagttcacacaggggagaaggcgttaacctgctcttattGA